The Aspergillus flavus chromosome 2, complete sequence region AATTCAGGTTTATCTGGTTCAGGTAAAGTTATTGCCCACCCGCGATCGGTCAGAAGCTCCGACGCCCTTCCAGTGGGTCTCCCCTGCTGCCTTAGGCCGCGATATACTATATTGTCGGCGTCCTCAGCCAATCATTCACGATTAATTTGACATCCTTCCGCATGGACCTCCCCAGTATGGAGACAGTTTGCGATGTTCAATAATATGCAACAGCTTATCTCGGACCAGTGCAACAATAAGAACATGGCTTGTGTGGTTATAAGAGTATGCCATATCTGGGCGCATGGCCCAAGTTCTTTCCAAACGCTAGATGGAAGGCAACTTAGAAGCACATCTGATATCATTCACGAAGTAGAATTGTATTCCTCTAGTTCAGACAAACAGGACGCATATTCTATTCTACGATATGGGGCGAACACTGACATATCCCAAGCGGTCTTCCAACACTGTCAACCGCTACAAACACCGAGGTAAGGTTTGGATGACTGAAGATCACAGCTAGGGGCCACTCTAAGACTCTTCTAGCCACTTATGACTTGCAAGCAatccataccatcatcaattCGAGCCAGGTACTCCATGTGTCTTTTTCACCGGGGCCCTCCGATCCTTTCCCCGCAATTCTGCCTATGATCGGACAGATGGGTTCGTTCGACTACCCGTCGGCAAGCATTGACGAACCCTTGGACTGCTATCTTCATGGATACGTCAGCTCACGGATTATGAATTTGGCTCGGGACTCTGACGGTGATGGATTGCCCATTTGTATCGCTTCCAGCAGGGTGGATGGGTTGATCCTTTCCTTAACTCCAAATTCACACAGTTATAACTACCGGTCCGCCATATTGCACGGATACGCCAAATTGGTGACTGACGAAGCCGAAAAGCTCTATGCGATGGAATTAATTACCAACTCAGTACTCTGCGACCGCTGGGAGCATTCTCGGGTGCCACCAGACCGTGCAGAAATGTCATCAACTGTCATTCTCAAGGTCAAAGTCGTCGATGGTAGTGGCAAGATCCGAGACGGTGGTGTCTCggatgaaaagaaggatacaACGAACGATGAGGTCACCAGCCGTGTCTGGACTGGTGTTGTGCCCGTTTGGGAGACATTTGGAGATCCCGTTCCAAGCCCTGCGAACAAAGTAAAAGAAGTTCCTGACTACATCACTCGGTTTGTCGCAGATAAGAATGATCAAAATCGGCGATATGCACGGGAGGCAGTTCATATTGCACTTCCTGCTGAGGAACAGCATTAGTTTTGTTGGTTTTATGGCTTTCCTCTCTTGCTTTTATAATCATAGTTATGCTATAATGAGGTTTCATGGTAGCTAGAAGCTCCGAATCTACTAAAGTACAAACACTTCCTGTTCAAGTGGCATCTGGAAGCTTATCCCGACCAGGCAGGGCGAGTAGTTTCcaataagaataagaagaggTTTGAAAAAGGtaatattgatttaattCGTTATACGGAGTAGCCCGAAACATAATTGCAGCTGAGGACGAGTTACAGTAACTTTCATATCCTGTTTAGAGTGTTTATGCTAAGACAAACACAAGTCGAACTATAGTTGCACTACCGCTCTGCAGGATATACAAAGTATTTCAGACCGCTTTAAAATCCTTAACAAATATCAAGGTCACTTCAAGAATGGAGAACTATTTAATATGCACCTACATACGAATTCCATGAGAACCTATTGGAAAGGAGGTATAGCCTGCATAAATACAATTTCAAGAAGTCTGGGCTCAAAACGAGCTTACTGTTCAAATGCCACGCACTACCGACAGGGCCAACGTCATAATTTAAACATCAACATTGCAATACTGGACTTTCTTTGCCCATCAAACCTGAGTGTCCGTGTACATGTTTCTaccctttttttaaataagaaaaaaatacaCCCCtgaatatatactaataacTATATCGACCTACCGTTTCTATTATCTTTCCCATCCATCTTTTGCGGGGTACAACAGTCATTATCAAGACCCCGCTATGGCTCCGTCAGCCATTCCCGCAGCTGATCTTAGGACATTCTCGGAGTACCTAAAAGGACGTAAACGTATACTCGCACTTCTAGGAGCTGGCATCTCAGCCTCATCGGGGCTTCCTACCTTTCGAGGAGCGGGGGGTTTATGGCGAACCTACGATGCGACTGATCTGGCGACGCCCGAAGCATTCGAAGCCAACCCAGACCTTGTGTGGCAGTTTTATAACTATCGGAGACATATGGCGCTGAAAGCACAGCCGAATCGCGCGCATTATGCGTTAGCAGAGCTCgctaaaagaaataaaaatttcaTTACCTTGTCGCAAAACGTCGACGGTAAGCCAGACCTTCGCTACACTGCCTATCCTAACTTCGCATTGTCACTAATGAAATAATCTGTCTACAGGTCTCTCACAACGAGCAGGGCATCCATTATCCCaacttcaccttctccacgGTTCCCTCTTCACCGTTAAATGCACATCTTTCTACTGCAGTTACTCCCGTGAGAACGATTTCACTGATCCAATAGTTCCTGCTCTCGCGATACCGAAGAACGTTCCAGAGCCCAAGCCATCGACGGACGATAAGACGGGCGAGGAAGCTTCTACGTCTATATACAATGCATTAGGGATACCGGAAGGTGAAGAAATTGATATTTCTGATGACCGAGTTCCGCTAGCTCCGCTGAGCTCTGATGTCCTTCCACATTGCCCAGAGTGCAAAGATGGACTCTTGCGACCAGGGGTGGTATGGTTCGGAGAGAGTTTGCCGTCACAAACCCTCGACATGGTGGATAGCTGGATGAGGTCTGGTCCGATCGATTTAATACTAGTGATTGGTACAAGCTCCAGGGTGTACCCTGCTGCAGGCTATGTCGATAAGGCTAGGGCGAGAGGCGCTAGGGTTGCGGTGGTCAATATGGATCGGAATGATGTAGGATCTTCGGGGTTAAAACCAGGTGATTGGTTCTTCCAAGGCGATGCAGGTACCATCGTTCCAGAAATCTTAAAGGAAATCATTGGGGAGATCTGATTGGTATTATGGGGATTGTCGGTGTGATCGTCCGCTAAACTAATAGACTCAAATGCTCTAGTGATAAcgtaaatatataaagctcGGAGCCACAGTTGTCTACTATAGCACCCTCCCAGGTTGGTTAAACTAtagtagaaaaagaggaataaCCGAATAATAAGTGGTCCTTAAGATGTAATTACAGCCCTTGAACCTTTCTCGAGAAACTTCATAGGAGATTTACTTGCGTTGTCATCGAATCACACTCGATAAAGAATCAGGCAATGAGGGTATACTCAGTTATGGTGGCTGGTTGCCGGGGCAAAGTTCTACCCAAATAAAACTAGCGAGTTTAGCGCTATCGATAAATGTGGCATGTCGGCACTAAACAACATTTGCAGCCTCAACATCAACTTCTCTGGCAACCCCACCCCCACTCAGTGAGCCTTGGAAATAATCATAGCTCCTTTGTTATGGCATGGGCGATTTCCTAAGATCTAATCGCGGTATGTGAATGAAGTCATTCTAATATAAAACCCCACAGTGTGGGGAAACTCCACGATGGCCTGAAGAGTTATGCTAACTATTGTGCCATCCCTACGATCAGATCTGGAAATGAATGAGGAAACCCAACATCAGTGGAACAGTATACCTTATTGTCTCATCTCATATATTTC contains the following coding sequences:
- a CDS encoding putative flavin-nucleotide-binding protein (unnamed protein product); amino-acid sequence: MGRTLTYPKRSSNTVNRYKHRATYDLQAIHTIINSSQVLHVSFSPGPSDPFPAILPMIGQMGSFDYPSASIDEPLDCYLHGYVSSRIMNLARDSDGDGLPICIASSRVDGLILSLTPNSHSYNYRSAILHGYAKLVTDEAEKLYAMELITNSVLCDRWEHSRVPPDRAEMSSTVILKVKVVDGSGKIRDGGVSDEKKDTTNDEVTSRVWTGVVPVWETFGDPVPSPANKVKEVPDYITRFVADKNDQNRRYAREAVHIALPAEEQH
- a CDS encoding putative SIR2 family histone deacetylase, with translation MAPSAIPAADLRTFSEYLKGRKRILALLGAGISASSGLPTFRGAGGLWRTYDATDLATPEAFEANPDLVWQFYNYRRHMALKAQPNRAHYALAELAKRNKNFITLSQNVDGLSQRAGHPLSQLHLLHGSLFTVKCTSFYCSYSRENDFTDPIVPALAIPKNVPEPKPSTDDKTGEEASTSIYNALGIPEGEEIDISDDRVPLAPLSSDVLPHCPECKDGLLRPGVVWFGESLPSQTLDMVDSWMRSGPIDLILVIGTSSRVYPAAGYVDKARARGARVAVVNMDRNDVGSSGLKPGDWFFQGDAGTIVPEILKEIIGEI